In Zingiber officinale cultivar Zhangliang chromosome 9B, Zo_v1.1, whole genome shotgun sequence, the genomic window TCTTGGAAACTGCACCCGAATCTGGACTGCAAAATCTGTTAGTCATTATATTCTTTTAGGTGCATAATAGAAATGAAAGTTTCTCCTATATATCATTGACTGAGAAGTTATTGTTTTCTTCTTGTTCCCTGTGAAGCCTCGTCCTAATAGCCTTGGTTTATCCCCTCCTCCTTGGTTTACTGCTGCTGCTTTTTTAAGTGAAGAAGATCATCGAAAGATTGCAGCCGGCACGAACAATCATCAGGTATCTCAGGGTCTTCCTTCAAGTGCTAAAGCCTAAAGGGATTTGCTAATTTTTGGAGCATAATCTTTCTCTGAAGTTTACTCTCTTATAAGTTTGCCTGTCATTTCCTTCATCTTTAACATATCAAGCTCTGCAGCCAATTTGTTTTATTGCTCTTGTTTAAATGTTATACTGTTTGGTCTATcgtttgttattattattttttatttttttgtgtggAATGAAGAATGATAATCTGCTCTTATCATTCTCCAGAATATTTGATAATCTGTTCTTAGTTTTTGAAATCTATGTTTTCTGATAGGTTCGTCTTTATGATACCTCAGCGCAAAGGCGGCCTGTTATGTCTGTTGACTATAAGGAAACTCCAATCAAGGCAGTCTGTCCGGACCTACATGGCTATAAAGTTTATGTCGGCAATGCTTCTGGAGACCTTGGTTCCTTTGACATAAGAACAGGTAAAAGTGAAAGTTTGTTAATTATCCTATAGCTACGGTGTTAAATATGTGCAGCAGCTTCTTATATTACTGATCTTCTTGTTCCTGATCTGGTGTAAATCCTTTGAACAAAAATTTTATTGTCTAGCAGAttgatttcttttgtttcttATGTGTTTAACTTGTAAAACTTTTACTTAACCTGACTGAAATCTGAAAGTTGCCTCATGAGTCATGACTACTGTAGGAACAGACAGTTTCGTAAGAGTTCCAAggaaatttaacattcaacatgGTCTATGAGTAACCAATTAGGGTAACAAAAATATATGCTATGGCATTTAAGTTCTGTTCAGTATATTAAAATAGTCACTATGGTTGCAAACATTAGTATGCAATTAACAGAAACACATTACCAAGTACATAGTCCTTGAAGTTGTCTGCACGATGGTGTAATTGCCTTATGGGCTTATTAAATGATTTGACTATACCCAGTTCTGTTTGATTAATGGACGCTTGTTCTTGTTTGGGCAATAATATGGTGTCCCATATGCCTACTCTGGTATTGTGACCCTCATGCATTTTTAATTAACAATTGGTGTGCATGAGGAcctttaatgaattagattttattatCGAATTCCAAATTAGCCTTACTTTGTTAAACTTGTATTTGCTTAAGCCATGTTTAACCTGCCAATACATGCTTCTTCTACTAGTCAATTAATTGAAATAACGAGTCAAGTATTTTCTTTAGTTGTAAATTTGAAGATATTGCAATATAAACAATTGTTTACTCATGCTTACATAACATTCTCACCTATATATTATTCTATCATATATTGTTCTTTGTGAAATATGTTTATTTTGATCAATTATTTTCTAGTGTCTTTCCTCTTAGTTCGTTGGCTTGCACCATTTAGCAGTACTTCAATTCTTTCATCTTAGACCATATGAACCAGTTTGCTTGAAAAATTGATCTGTCACCTGTTGATTCCAAGTGACTAGGATTCTACTGTTGAGAATCAATTGTAGTAGTGATTAAATGGCAATAAATTTCAGGAAAATTGCTTGGAGGTTTTACTGGCAAGTGCTCTGGAAGCATCAGATCTATAAGAAAACATCCAGAACTTTCAGTAATAGCATCTTGTGGTAAGAGCTAAATCTTATTTATTCCACGATTGTGGTCCttaatttcatcatttttttcatttgTAAAAGAACTActtgatacaaattgttgcatctTGAAAAAATGTTTCAAAGACATGTAGTTGGTTAATTGGTGTGTCATATCTAATTATCATGAATGAGAAAATGTAGATATCAAATTTTGTATAATATTAGTCTTTTATAGTTCTATGTTATATTTTCTTTgtaaaacataaaaggaaaataTTGTTTATTATTTGGCCTGTATGAGAGGCAAATTTTCCACTTAGACGAGGGATAACATACCAAGGCATCTGCCTATTGGTAGTACTTAATGTTCTAAGGCCATAACCCTGTGACCATGCCGACCATCCAATTTATGAGGCATTAAGCTTAGCTAAGTAACCTTCATAAGTACATTGGATACAATTCAATTCATTGTTGGAGGAATCAGAAGCTAGCTAAGATCATTAAATACCATGAGCCAAGCTATGACAATTATCAAGACATTCAAACCTAGTCCCTTTTTCTGTGGTAAAGTTGTATTGCTGTGGATGGCCAAACTGTTATTTGCCTGTAGGAAGTAAGATAATAAATGATTTTTTTCCACTTATTTGAAACCGATTCACAAGCACTTTTTGCTCCAACATTTTATGTAGTCTTGAGTGGTGATGTTTTCagccactttttttttttttggtttgtaGGTTTAGACTGCTATTTGCGTGTTTGGGATACAAATACAAGGCAGCTTTTATCTACGGTATGTCTAACAACAGTTCTAAAATGATTTTGTTGATACAGGATGATTATGAACTAGGATGAGCCAATAATCAACTTCTCCGTTGGGTATCAGTTTTCTTGGCTGATAATGCCTTGGAAATCAAAAAGATATGAAAGCACAATAGAACTTACCTTCTCAAACCATCTATATTTTCCTTGTTGGTTATACACACTATTAAATATGTTCATGGATTGACTACTCCCAAAAATTTAAAAGTCTTTGTAACATCTGAATATTGACTaatttatttaagaaatttgCATGCAAACAAGGTAACTGTCTTTTGATTGCTTTGTATAATATTCTTGATTATTGTTCATTTTATCATGTATAGGCCTTCCTCAAGCAACATCTCACAAATGTGATATTTGATTCACATTTTTCATATGAAGGTATCCTCTATTAATCCTGATAGTTTTAACTTTTGCTATGATGTGCACTATTGTGTATTTGCATTCTCAGAATGTGTGGAGTTACATTATCTTATTTTGATACTATTTGTTTTTCCTATGTGATAAAGAGTTTTTCATGCTTGATGCTCTGATTCGATGGTTAAATAATCTCGGTTGCTTTTCAGGTGCAAATTACCGAAATCTGTTTAAAAATGTCATTGCTAATAAACATCTTGAGAAATCAATGCCATCTGTTGCTACAGGCAGCTATAAAGTTATTGTTAATTTGACCAGACAACAATAAATTCCGTCTGACCATTTTGATAGATGTGTGCTGTTagcttcatttttgaatttttttagcaGAACTGCCAAGATGAAAATAGACCTTCATTTACCTTTGAGGCTCGTTTAGAATTTATGGAATAAGTTGATACCAAACATCACGTTTTAAAATTTGTTGTAATTTTCTTGattggtgcaacggtaaagttgttactGTGTGACCTTGTGGTCATGTGTTCGAATCGTGGAAACAATCTCTTTGCAATGCAGAGTAAGGCTACGTACAATAGATCTAATGTGGTTCGATCCTTTCCCCCCAAGACCTTATATTGGTTGGAGTTTCGTGCACCggaccattttttttttttttacttgattgACATGATGAAATGATGTTTCATGTCATAGACATAGATGCCAAATGACGATACTTATCTATCAACTATTACAAAACATAGGAATAGGTTGTAATTGGCTGTATTGGATCAAGATTATAAGTTGGTTGTATCGAAATCCTTAAGAGAAATCAACCTACTTATCAAAATAGCATAGAACaataatacaacaacaacaacaaccatcaagctttttcccactaggtgggatcgGTTGTATGAattcttttacgtcattgagctctatctcctattatatcatcatctatatattttatcttattttattgttgctaaccaagtcttttttggtcttcctcttcctcatttgatatgtatgtttatcatagtttcacatcgcctaactggagcatttattggtcatctaagcacatgtccgtaccatcttaaacgtgtctctcggagtttttcctcaatagatgtaattccgactttctctctaatgctctcatttcttattttgtccatcctcgtatgtccacacatccaccttaacatcctcatctttgcaactctcatcttctgctcatgtgctggagtcatagcccaacatttagcttcatataacatagcagatctaactgtggttttatagaacttacctttaagtttaagaggtactttacggtcacaacTTAGAACAGTAATCTTAGAATTAAATTACTTTAGTGCTAGAATAATTTTTAGTTTAGTAACTTAGGTAGCCTCATTCCCACTAAAAGTCTTTATGCTTCTTGTTCCCAAAGCTTGAATGCCATGGGGTTGTCCTGGACCATGGTAGATTCCTCTCTGCCCACGTTCCTGAAGTCAGACCTACCCCCTCGTTGCTCCCTCTTCTTCCTAGCTGCTTTCTATGATGCATCATTTTTCTAGATTTTCTCCTCTCCCCATCTTCAATCTATCACATTTTTGTTGAGGTTCCATacacttttttttgtttttttttcttttgcctatCCTAAAGCTAAGGAACTGAAATGAAAGAACTGAAAAAGGAAAGAGGAAATTCAAAATTTGAGCCGTATAGAATTGTATCTCTAATTTTATTCATTTCTTCACATAATCAATAACTAGGGAACTTATAGATCTAGGTCTAGATTTATAGTAATCACCTCCGTTTCTTCTCCTTTCTGTCACATCCAGTCTCTGCACCCTAGACCCGTTGGATAAATTGTTCGAAAGATTCCCAAGTTGGAAACTTTCAGTTTTAATGAAATCAGTTGGGAATTGCTTATTCTCCTTAGTTTCGCTTGATTCCTTCAATATCCACCGAGATCTATATGTTTCCAATTGTATTTTTAGTTTCTTTGGCAGCCCTTGAACACATCCGATACATTGACCAGAATCAAATCAACTCTTCTTGGTTTGGTTCCAACTCGCAAATCGCATTGGAATTGACTGAGAATAACAAGTAAAACCTGATCTtagagaaatatatatatatacacaagaAATACTCAGCTTGTGCCATAACTATTTGGGGTTAATTACATGGATGGATGCTATCCCTTCATCAAATTCTTTGCAATTCTTAATAACTTGCAATACTCGAATCTTTGAAATTACTTTTAattcattgataaaaaaattgGTCTTTTATTGTTCCTCACACCTAGagctgtaaatgaatcaaacattcATGAATAAGTTTGGTATTCGGCTTGATAAGaacttatttatgttcgttcaatatacacaagatcaatcaaataaacaagcttgaacagctcgttaagttaaacaaacaagtttgaacacatgTGTTCGGTTCGTTAATGTTCGTAAACAAAGCTCGTGAACAACATTTGTGAATAATGTTCATAAATCATGTTcgttaataaaactcttatcaatatgctaaataaataaataaaaataaataaataaataaataaataagtttaaattatcaaattcaataatcaatcaaacaagtaaatgataacatctaaacgagctAAGTTCGACTAAGCTCTAGTCAAGCTTGAaatgagagctcgataacatctaaacgagccaagctcaaacGAAGTTTCAGATAAGCTCaatctcataaaaaataaatcaagccaaatttgaataatcatttcaaagacttggttcattttaagctcagtTCAGTTCAGTTACCTTATCTGGCTCGGCTTATTTCCTATCTGCATAATCTTCTAACAAATAAGAtgtagtttccttttataacaatGGATTCTTCCATCTTTTCGTATGAACAGTACATGTCATTATCATACATTATAGCAAAGCTATATATGGTAGCGGTTGCCACTAAATTATAGTGAACATTTTAACCCAGTAGCTTGCCGGTAAACTAGCAAATTATAGTGAACATTTTAACCCAGTAGCTTGTTGGTAAACTAGCTGACTTCTTTTTATTCTTCTGGTGCATTTATTTAGTGTATTGAGTTTTTCTTTATAGGTCCAGGCGGTAATCGACATGACCAACCAAGTGCGATACAGGTACAAGATGATGATAGTGCCGGTAATGATGAGTCTGTAGAGGATGAGGTACTGCCCAGCTCTCGCAGCAGCGAAGCATCAAAAATGAGCAAACGAAGCAAAACCAAGAAACTAGACCAAGAGGAGTTGCCCACCTCTGGCAACTGTCAAGTTTATGAAACCAAGGGGACGAATGAAATCAAGAAAAGGAGAAGTAAGATTGCAAGACAACAAGATGAAGACGATGGAGCAGGTGATACCGCCACTCAATCTGAGGTTGAAGATGGTGAGAAATCTTCAGAAAAGCATGGCAAAAGGCTAAAGCCGAAAAAGAGGAAGGTTTCAGCATGAAGGCGAAGTTAATGTGGCAACATTTGCTGATAACCAATTCTTGGAACATGATAGTGCCCTGCTCAAACCACCGATCGATGCTCCAGTTGAGCACGATCAACCATAGTGTCGTCCAGGCATGTTTGTTTCATTTTTCTTGCAACTTTCGGAGTGATTTCGTCTTTTGAGAGGTCTTATAAATGTTCTACCATTGAAAATCAAACAGATCTTGTTAGAGGCTTACCTCTATGGATATGGTTGTCCTTTACACAAACTTGAGTTTAAGATGTTGTTCCATTATGATTatgattattgttattattaacaGTTTATAACTAAATTTAGTGTATGCATCCAAGCTTTGATATGGAAAATGAAATGAAGTGATCAGATGTGTTTTGTTGATTTCTATCGAATTAAAAATTATCGAATTtgatttcaaaatataatttcaaattcacctttttggcaaaattagggcttcattaaatttatttatattagcATATAAAATAAATGAATTTAAACCATATTAAGATTAGTTTGTTAATATTCATAaatgaattaaataaattagttaACTTATATAAATATACTAAAATAAGAAAATTAAGATTTGTTATAATGAGACAAGATCTACAACTACTAAAATAAGAAAACAAGATATTTTAcctattaaataaatatttaatctaatttataaaGAACAATAATATTAGTTGAGCTCGATTTGATAAGATTTTTAGTATACAAGCTTGGCTcaataagtaaaaaaaacttGAATGCAACTAGAGCTCGACACATTTATATTGCTATCGTTTGCTTAAATACAAATCTTTTCTTAAGAAATCACACTGCTATATCACAATTTAGGCTCACAGTGATGACTTGTgaaaaaacaaacacaaaactCGATTCCATTTCAACTATTAGAAAGCACAAAGTTACATCAAAAGGATCACTTCACTTTCGATATTCCGTCACCTCTAAATAGTGTTACGAAAGCACTTCCACCTGTTTGATAATTAGGAGTTTCCACAACAAGAGGAAGACCGAAAGGGTTGAGCCGCATCAGTTAATTAGGAGTTTCGGGTTTTCTATAAATAGAATTACGAGGATTCGAAACAAAATAAAGAACTTTATATAACTATagaataagaaaaggaattttgtaatcctaaaaataaTTCAAATACTTATTACAATTTATCTTGTTTATCCCAAATAtacatattttataaaaatattcattatatatatatatatacagaaaaaTTATGCTGCGGATCAAAATCTACGGATTACTACAGACCGCCCTCGTGGTAAGTCCGCGTCACAGGGTTTTTTATTTACTTCTCGCTATGAACCGAATGACCCCTCCCTGTACCCTAgctcctcctcctccctcttgtgccctAGCTTGTGATTCTCCTCTTGCTCCCTCCCTGAGCCCTAGCTCGTCGTCCTCCCGACACTGTCTAGACTCGCGGTCCCCCACGCCGCGCACTCCCTCGCTCGTCGTCCTCCCGATGCTGCCTAGACTCGCGGTCCTCCACGCCGCGCACTCCCTTGCTCGTCGTCCTCCCGATGCTCCCCAAACTCGCGATCCTCCCTCACCACGACCGTCCACACTCATTCCACTCCTCGCCGTAGAGACCCCCCTCGCCGAGACAAGCTCTCACAGGCACGGCGAAGAGTGGACCCCCCTACGTAAGCTCTTCGACCTGAAGCCCTGCTCTTCACCTCACTCGCGATTCTCCTCGCCGCAGCCCTCCTCATTCGCGACACTCATCGCCGCCCACCACAACACAACCTCTCACAAGCGCAGCAAGGAGTGAAACCCCTATAGAATCGCTTCGATCCGAAGCCCTAACTTGCGGTCCACCTCTCCGTAGCTGTCCTAGCTTGGGGGCATTAACTCGCGGTCCTCCTCTTCGAAGTCGTCGTCACTAGCTTGCGTCTCACTAGCTTGTGTGACTCTTCACTGTGACATATTCTCACAGGTGCCGCAAAGCTAGGTTCCACAATCGTCCTCATCCCTTCATTGCCagtaaaagtttatttttataaattgattTTGCATCTATGTTATACCGGCAAAATAAAGTCCAAGTTTTTGTTCCCGATTGATCAAGAAATATATTTTTCCGCCTTCTGTTTGAACCTATGCAGTGATGAATGGGATAAATCTCAGTACAAAATTTTTTATTGTTGTTGATTGATAGAGTTCTTTAGCTATCAGTGTATGCCAAAATTTCCtctcttattttttgataaattacaAGATTA contains:
- the LOC122023557 gene encoding WD repeat-containing protein 74-like isoform X2; amino-acid sequence: MLLLVFLQLLMQMTKLNRFLLLLAKMVRVATLLLCTENGNACLKSIPMSGVLHDSDIGSQMSFNVCSAGKILCSSLAKSENFALFGGKGVEVNKWDLGNCTRIWTAKSPRPNSLGLSPPPWFTAAAFLSEEDHRKIAAGTNNHQVRLYDTSAQRRPVMSVDYKETPIKAVCPDLHGYKVYVGNASGDLGSFDIRTGKLLGGFTGKCSGSIRSIRKHPELSVIASCGLDCYLRVWDTNTRQLLSTAFLKQHLTNVIFDSHFSYEGPGGNRHDQPSAIQVQDDDSAGNDESVEDEVLPSSRSSEASKMSKRSKTKKLDQEELPTSGNCQVYETKGTNEIKKRRSKIARQQDEDDGAGDTATQSEVEDGEKSSEKHGKRLKPKKRKVSA
- the LOC122023557 gene encoding WD repeat-containing protein DDB_G0290555-like isoform X1 encodes the protein MPRTSAVECPGCPPLRALTTDALGLIKVVEVHGNPGILKVVERWGQPDASSGVLAASYADDKIEPLLAVARKNGSVEILNSLNGESLCNTHTKQFGLLDTSRQDDHVVGLHLLKTKGINLFSRVATLLLCTENGNACLKSIPMSGVLHDSDIGSQMSFNVCSAGKILCSSLAKSENFALFGGKGVEVNKWDLGNCTRIWTAKSPRPNSLGLSPPPWFTAAAFLSEEDHRKIAAGTNNHQVRLYDTSAQRRPVMSVDYKETPIKAVCPDLHGYKVYVGNASGDLGSFDIRTGKLLGGFTGKCSGSIRSIRKHPELSVIASCGLDCYLRVWDTNTRQLLSTAFLKQHLTNVIFDSHFSYEGPGGNRHDQPSAIQVQDDDSAGNDESVEDEVLPSSRSSEASKMSKRSKTKKLDQEELPTSGNCQVYETKGTNEIKKRRSKIARQQDEDDGAGDTATQSEVEDGEKSSEKHGKRLKPKKRKVSA